Proteins encoded within one genomic window of Dyadobacter chenhuakuii:
- a CDS encoding acetyltransferase → MENPVLIFGAGDLGVQALDIFKRNNVLVYGLLDDHKELHGKEFGDVSVLGNTDDTGFLSILGSKCEAFVAIGERSVRERLVETLTEEYKTMPINAIHDSALISEMATIGHGNLIGARVTVGAKSKIGQHCLVQTAAVVDTWVQVGDYVTIGAGAIINDRVKIGDGVFIGSGAIIVAGIEIGKNARIGAGSVVVENVPAKATYFGNPARKI, encoded by the coding sequence ATGGAAAATCCCGTTTTGATTTTTGGTGCCGGCGACTTGGGCGTTCAGGCATTGGATATATTTAAAAGAAATAATGTGCTCGTTTACGGATTGCTGGACGATCATAAGGAGCTGCACGGCAAGGAATTTGGCGATGTGAGTGTGCTGGGGAATACGGACGACACCGGGTTTCTGAGCATTCTCGGCAGTAAATGCGAAGCATTTGTAGCCATTGGTGAGCGCTCCGTGCGCGAACGGCTCGTGGAAACGCTAACAGAAGAATACAAAACAATGCCGATCAATGCAATCCACGACAGCGCATTGATCTCCGAGATGGCCACAATCGGCCATGGTAACCTCATCGGTGCCCGCGTTACGGTTGGTGCAAAGTCAAAAATCGGGCAACATTGCCTGGTGCAGACGGCTGCGGTGGTGGACACCTGGGTTCAGGTTGGTGATTACGTAACGATCGGTGCAGGCGCTATCATTAATGACCGCGTGAAAATCGGGGATGGCGTTTTTATCGGTTCGGGAGCAATTATTGTGGCTGGGATAGAGATAGGCAAGAATGCGCGGATCGGTGCAGGCTCGGTTGTGGTTGAAAATGTGCCGGCAAAAGCCACTTATTTCGGCAATCCGGCACGCAAGATCTAA
- a CDS encoding YceD family protein, whose translation MKELSKYNIDIYGLEDKQYAYEMESGDAFFQELEQDLIEFGHFKTHVVLNKSATMIQLNFHTVGSVTLTCDRSLEPFEEPIDQDDRIILKFGDHNEELTDEIEIINRNTTRINVARYIFDFIALALPVKKIHPDLRGEEEEIDPLDEAEGILVYSSETAESEETEEEEKIDPRWEALKKLKGE comes from the coding sequence GTGAAAGAGCTAAGTAAATACAACATAGACATTTACGGTTTGGAAGACAAACAGTATGCCTATGAAATGGAGTCGGGAGATGCATTTTTCCAGGAACTTGAACAGGATCTGATCGAGTTTGGCCATTTCAAAACGCATGTTGTGCTCAACAAATCGGCCACTATGATCCAGCTTAATTTTCACACAGTAGGAAGCGTTACGCTGACTTGTGACAGAAGCCTGGAACCATTTGAAGAGCCCATTGACCAGGATGATCGCATTATTTTAAAGTTTGGCGATCATAACGAGGAACTGACGGACGAGATCGAGATCATCAACCGCAATACGACCAGGATCAATGTAGCACGCTACATTTTTGACTTCATCGCATTAGCGCTCCCTGTCAAAAAGATCCATCCGGACCTGCGCGGCGAGGAAGAGGAAATTGATCCGTTAGATGAAGCCGAAGGTATTCTGGTCTATTCATCGGAAACCGCGGAAAGTGAAGAAACAGAAGAAGAAGAAAAAATAGATCCCCGCTGGGAAGCATTAAAAAAGCTGAAGGGCGAATAA
- the rpmF gene encoding 50S ribosomal protein L32 — protein MAHPKRRHSTSRRDSRRAHDFLTGKQLGTDSSTGEIHQFHRAHVHEGNLVYRGKVVVENYSKTV, from the coding sequence ATGGCACATCCTAAGCGGAGACATTCCACAAGCCGTCGCGATTCGCGCAGAGCACATGATTTCCTTACAGGAAAACAATTAGGCACTGATTCTTCGACAGGAGAAATTCACCAATTCCACCGTGCACACGTTCACGAAGGCAACTTGGTTTATAGAGGTAAAGTTGTAGTTGAGAACTATTCTAAAACAGTCTAG
- the plsX gene encoding phosphate acyltransferase PlsX — MKIAVDAMGGDLAPQAIVEGVIQAASELPSEARIVLIGRESVIWDIFNQHNFTPDNVDVVHAEDVIEMGEHPTKALSQKPNSSIGIGFKLLKEKEVDIFCSAGNTGAMHVGALFSIKAIEGIIRPAIAGFVPQVDGSYSIMLDIGANADCKPEVLAQFGEIGSIFAQYTFQIDKPRVALMNIGEEEQKGSLTTQATYPLLKQNKRINFIGNIEGKDLFTNKADVIVTDGFTGNVLFKLGESFYEISKQRGFSDEFVDQTNYESIGGSSIIGVNGNVMIAHGISSPIAIKNMLGWAYKQVKSKAYLHIAQALN, encoded by the coding sequence ATGAAAATTGCGGTAGATGCCATGGGGGGAGATTTAGCTCCACAGGCAATTGTTGAAGGGGTTATTCAGGCCGCTTCTGAACTACCATCCGAGGCGCGAATCGTTTTAATTGGCCGTGAAAGTGTAATTTGGGACATATTCAACCAGCACAATTTCACTCCTGATAATGTTGACGTCGTTCACGCAGAAGATGTTATTGAGATGGGGGAACATCCAACAAAAGCCCTTTCTCAAAAACCGAATTCCAGCATCGGGATCGGTTTCAAACTTCTGAAAGAAAAAGAAGTCGACATATTCTGTAGTGCCGGTAACACGGGGGCTATGCACGTAGGAGCGCTTTTTAGCATTAAGGCGATCGAAGGAATTATAAGACCAGCTATTGCAGGATTTGTGCCACAGGTTGACGGCAGCTATTCGATTATGCTGGATATTGGCGCTAATGCCGACTGCAAGCCAGAAGTGCTTGCGCAATTTGGAGAGATAGGCTCTATTTTTGCCCAATATACTTTTCAGATAGACAAGCCAAGAGTAGCCCTGATGAACATTGGGGAGGAAGAACAAAAAGGTTCTCTTACAACTCAGGCCACTTATCCCCTGCTCAAACAAAACAAACGAATCAATTTTATAGGAAATATTGAGGGTAAAGATCTCTTTACCAATAAAGCCGATGTAATCGTAACGGATGGCTTTACAGGCAATGTCTTATTTAAATTGGGCGAATCATTCTATGAAATTTCCAAGCAACGGGGTTTCAGCGATGAATTCGTAGATCAAACAAATTACGAATCCATTGGCGGAAGCTCGATCATTGGTGTGAATGGCAATGTCATGATCGCTCATGGCATATCATCGCCGATAGCAATAAAAAATATGCTCGGCTGGGCATATAAACAGGTCAAGTCAAAAGCATATTTGCATATTGCGCAGGCATTGAATTAA
- a CDS encoding beta-ketoacyl-ACP synthase III encodes MTHIKASITGIQGYVPDYILTNAELETMVATNDEWIVSRTGIKERHILKGEGLGSSHMGAEAVKGLLAKTNTLPSEIDLLICATTTPDFIFPCTANLICDMVGIKNVGSFDIQAACSGFVYALTLGSQFIETGKYKKIIIVGADKMSAIVDYTDRKTCILFGDGAGAVLLEPDTEGNGIIDSIIKSDGAGYPYLNQKAGGSRYPPTHETVDARLHHVYQDGAQVFKFAVTNMADISAEIMEKNGLSGDDVAWLVPHQANRRIIEATAHRMGVGMDKVMVNIQKYGNTTSATIPLCLWDYESQLKKGDNLVLAAFGGGFTWGSIYLKWAYGE; translated from the coding sequence ATGACCCATATAAAAGCCTCTATAACAGGAATACAAGGGTATGTACCTGATTATATTTTGACAAATGCCGAACTTGAAACCATGGTGGCGACAAATGACGAGTGGATCGTCAGCCGCACCGGCATCAAAGAAAGGCATATCCTCAAAGGCGAAGGTTTAGGAAGTTCTCATATGGGTGCCGAAGCTGTAAAAGGATTGCTTGCCAAAACCAACACCCTTCCCAGCGAAATTGACCTCCTGATCTGCGCCACAACAACCCCCGACTTCATTTTTCCCTGCACTGCCAATCTTATTTGTGATATGGTAGGGATCAAAAACGTCGGAAGCTTTGACATTCAGGCGGCTTGTTCAGGCTTTGTTTATGCACTTACCCTTGGCTCACAGTTTATTGAGACAGGAAAATATAAAAAGATCATTATCGTAGGCGCAGATAAAATGTCTGCGATCGTAGATTACACCGACCGGAAAACATGTATTCTTTTTGGCGATGGCGCAGGCGCTGTTTTGCTTGAACCAGATACAGAAGGAAACGGCATCATTGATTCTATTATCAAATCCGACGGTGCAGGTTATCCTTACCTGAACCAAAAAGCAGGAGGAAGCCGCTATCCGCCCACGCACGAAACCGTAGATGCGCGTTTGCATCACGTATATCAGGATGGTGCTCAGGTATTTAAGTTTGCTGTGACCAATATGGCTGATATTTCGGCCGAGATCATGGAGAAAAATGGCCTTAGCGGGGATGATGTAGCCTGGCTGGTTCCGCATCAGGCAAACAGGCGCATTATTGAAGCAACGGCGCACCGCATGGGTGTGGGAATGGATAAAGTAATGGTGAACATCCAGAAATATGGAAATACCACCTCCGCAACCATTCCACTATGTCTTTGGGATTATGAATCGCAATTAAAAAAGGGTGATAATCTCGTTCTGGCTGCCTTTGGAGGCGGATTTACGTGGGGCTCCATTTATCTGAAGTGGGCCTACGGCGAATAA
- the efp gene encoding elongation factor P: protein MATTADLRNGLVINFNHDLFQVIEFQHVKPGKGNAFVRTKLKSLTSGKVLDNTFSSGAGIIPVRVERHKFQFLYKDEMGFNFMNAETFDQVSIDEKLITNADLMKEGQEVEILINTETDAALLCELPPFVELLVTYSEPGLKGDTANSPKKAIEVETGARIMVPLFIEEGQKIKVDTRTYDYVERVKA, encoded by the coding sequence ATGGCAACTACCGCAGATTTGCGTAACGGATTAGTGATCAACTTCAATCACGATCTTTTTCAAGTAATTGAATTTCAGCATGTAAAACCTGGAAAGGGCAATGCATTTGTTCGTACCAAGCTGAAAAGCCTTACTTCGGGCAAAGTTTTGGATAACACATTCTCCTCCGGCGCAGGCATAATTCCGGTTCGTGTGGAGAGACATAAATTTCAGTTTCTGTACAAGGATGAAATGGGTTTCAATTTCATGAATGCAGAAACATTCGATCAGGTTTCGATCGATGAAAAACTGATCACCAATGCTGATTTAATGAAAGAAGGTCAGGAAGTTGAGATCCTGATCAACACAGAAACTGACGCTGCGCTGCTTTGCGAATTGCCTCCGTTTGTCGAGCTTTTGGTAACTTATTCTGAGCCAGGCTTAAAAGGTGATACGGCGAACTCTCCCAAGAAAGCGATCGAGGTGGAAACCGGTGCGAGGATCATGGTTCCTTTATTCATTGAAGAAGGCCAGAAAATTAAAGTTGACACGCGCACGTACGATTACGTAGAAAGAGTAAAAGCATAG
- the accB gene encoding acetyl-CoA carboxylase biotin carboxyl carrier protein, producing METKEIQKLIDFIAQSGLDEVNIETTDLKIKVKRYGSAPTASLSSSQAAPAPSYAPVTPTTAVTHSAPAEPAVSSESASSNLITIKSPMIGTFYRASSPETPAFANIGDEIKPGKVVCVIEAMKLFNEIESEISGKIVKVLVENATPVEFDQPLFLVEPI from the coding sequence ATGGAAACCAAAGAAATCCAAAAATTGATTGACTTCATTGCCCAGTCGGGACTTGATGAAGTGAACATTGAAACGACCGATTTGAAAATAAAGGTGAAGCGCTACGGTTCTGCACCAACGGCATCATTATCTTCGTCACAAGCGGCACCAGCGCCCTCATATGCACCGGTTACGCCTACTACGGCCGTTACGCATTCCGCACCTGCTGAGCCAGCGGTTTCCTCAGAATCAGCATCTTCCAATCTGATCACTATAAAATCGCCAATGATTGGCACATTCTATCGTGCTTCAAGCCCTGAAACACCTGCTTTCGCTAACATCGGCGACGAAATTAAGCCGGGTAAAGTGGTTTGTGTGATCGAAGCAATGAAGCTTTTCAACGAAATAGAATCTGAGATCTCAGGAAAAATTGTAAAAGTATTGGTTGAAAACGCCACTCCGGTTGAATTTGACCAGCCTTTATTCCTAGTTGAGCCTATATAA
- the accC gene encoding acetyl-CoA carboxylase biotin carboxylase subunit: protein MFKKILIANRGEIALRVIRTCREMGIKTVAVYSTADRDSLHVRFADEAVCIGPPPSRQSYLSIQNIISAAEVTGADAIHPGYGFLSENAEFSQICADYGIKFIGATAAQINGMGDKATAKATMIAAGVPVVPGSEGLLESVEQGKMLAEGIGYPVIVKATAGGGGRGMRIINKPDEFEKAWNDARTESAAAFGNDGLYLEKFVEEPRHIEIQIIGDQFGKVCHLSERDCSIQRRHQKLVEETPSPIITDELRERMGAAAIKGAQAIGYEGAGTIEFLVDKHGEFFFMEMNTRIQVEHPITEEVTDFDLIKEQIKVAAGEPISGVNYTPKLFAMECRINAEDPANNFRPAPGKITNLHFPGGHGVRIDSHVYSGYTIPPNYDSMIAKLIVSGQSREEVITRMKRALQEFVIEGIKTTIPFHIKLMDDPGFKSGNFTTKYLETFDFSTL, encoded by the coding sequence ATGTTTAAAAAGATACTCATTGCCAACCGGGGCGAGATCGCCTTGCGTGTTATCAGGACCTGTCGTGAAATGGGCATCAAAACGGTTGCTGTGTATTCCACAGCCGATCGTGATAGTCTTCACGTTCGCTTTGCAGATGAAGCCGTTTGTATCGGTCCGCCGCCAAGCCGTCAGTCCTATCTGAGCATTCAAAATATCATTTCAGCCGCCGAAGTTACGGGCGCAGACGCCATCCATCCTGGTTATGGATTTTTGTCTGAAAATGCTGAATTCTCTCAAATATGTGCCGATTACGGCATTAAATTCATTGGTGCAACTGCCGCCCAGATCAACGGGATGGGTGATAAAGCCACTGCGAAAGCAACCATGATCGCTGCCGGTGTTCCGGTTGTTCCGGGTTCGGAAGGACTTTTGGAATCGGTGGAACAGGGTAAAATGCTGGCAGAAGGCATTGGTTATCCGGTAATCGTAAAGGCAACTGCCGGTGGCGGTGGCCGCGGCATGCGGATCATTAACAAGCCCGATGAATTTGAAAAGGCATGGAATGATGCCCGCACAGAGTCAGCAGCAGCATTTGGTAACGACGGTTTATATCTCGAAAAATTTGTAGAAGAGCCGCGCCACATTGAAATTCAGATCATTGGAGATCAGTTTGGTAAGGTTTGCCACTTGTCGGAACGCGATTGCTCTATCCAGCGTCGTCACCAGAAACTGGTTGAAGAAACGCCTTCTCCGATCATTACGGATGAACTTCGGGAAAGAATGGGTGCAGCCGCCATCAAAGGTGCGCAGGCCATTGGTTACGAAGGAGCAGGAACCATTGAATTCCTGGTAGACAAGCACGGTGAGTTCTTCTTTATGGAAATGAACACCCGAATTCAGGTTGAGCACCCTATTACTGAGGAAGTTACTGATTTTGACCTGATTAAGGAGCAAATCAAAGTAGCAGCAGGTGAGCCGATTTCAGGCGTCAACTACACGCCAAAGCTTTTCGCTATGGAATGCCGCATTAATGCAGAAGATCCCGCGAACAATTTCCGCCCTGCACCAGGCAAGATCACCAATCTGCATTTCCCAGGCGGTCACGGTGTTCGGATCGACAGCCACGTTTACAGCGGCTACACCATTCCACCAAATTACGATTCCATGATCGCCAAACTGATCGTCAGCGGCCAGTCACGCGAAGAAGTAATCACACGTATGAAGCGTGCATTACAGGAATTCGTCATCGAAGGAATTAAAACCACGATCCCCTTCCATATTAAACTCATGGACGATCCCGGCTTCAAATCCGGAAACTTCACAACGAAATATTTGGAGACGTTTGATTTTTCGACTTTGTAG